In Vicia villosa cultivar HV-30 ecotype Madison, WI unplaced genomic scaffold, Vvil1.0 ctg.002032F_1_1, whole genome shotgun sequence, a genomic segment contains:
- the LOC131637578 gene encoding BTB/POZ domain-containing protein At3g22104-like isoform X1 → MFTFILNLLSITTPINYFFGFCALILCIFSYFYTYSVSMLLTIITQYSRKLAKVFGKSSGSSGKLKVIFHDFPGGAEGFELMLRFCYNNGNAELSPSNLLLARCGAEYMEMNESVKSGSNLCDQTEKLIQGIGYWSWSEILTALKQCQSLLVEDSSVMVERCLDAVVGRLVLASEASPCPSSCSNDSSGVRFSCDSKSTESIKTSFTRSTWWFEDLLFLTPSMILVLVKAMLSSKLDHHVISRFLLYYQKVKFKTAATDEKCKIIEMVIDMHYEMDQSSVSVKTLFGIVRVTLCLNISKSCRNKLEIMIGSQLDQVTLDNLLVPSPYGINYLYDVNLVLRFLKAFLRHGNGASAPLRMRKVANLIDLYIAEIAPDPCLKTSKFLALATALPDSARDSCDELYHAMDMYLEVHTQLSQEERIKICCGLNYEKLSPQACLHLSKNTKFPSKSSVQALVSQQSKLKNLLQATTPISTPYSDSSCGSAQKKEKDNEQVVLYASNFDIPPNNEKLKAHLQGMQWRVMELEKICRKMQTQMTKMTKSKASNSYGKSLPKLCS, encoded by the exons ATGTTTACCTTCATTCTCAATTTATTGTCTATAACAACTCCAAtcaattatttttttggtttttgtgCTTTAATTCTCTgcattttttcctatttttatacCTATAGTGTTTCCATGTTATTG ACTATTATTACTCAGTATTCAAGAAAATTGGCTAAAGTGTTTGGAAAATCAAGTGGTTCTAGTGGAAAGCTTAAGGTAATATTCCATGATTTTCCGGGAGGTGCGGAAGGTTTCGAGCTTATGCTAAGATTCTGTTATAACAATGGAAATGCTGAGTTGAGTCCTTCGAATCTGTTACTCGCGCGTTGTGGTGCTGAATATATGGAGATGAATGAATCTGTCAAAAGTGGTTCTAATTTATGTGATCAAACTGAGAAATTGATTCAAGGGATTGGTTATTGGTCGTGGTCGGAGATTTTGACTGCTTTGAAGCAATGTCAGAGTTTACTAGTTGAGGATTCTTCTGTGATGGTAGAGAGGTGTTTGGATGCTGTGGTTGGGAGGTTGGTTTTGGCGAGTGAAGCAAGTCCGTGTCCTTCGAGTTGCTCTAATGATAGTTCAGGGGTTCGGTTTTCGTGTGACTCGAAAAGTACTGAGAGTATTAAGACGAGTTTCACTCGTTCGACATGGTGGTTTGAGGATCTCTTGTTTTTGACTCCCTCGATGATTCTTGTGTTGGTAAAGGCGATGCTTTCGAGTAAGTTGGATCATCATGTTATCAGCAGGTTTCTTCTGTATTATCAGAAGGTGAAATTCAAGACCGCTGCAACGGATGAGAAGTGCAAAATCATAGAAATGGTGATAGATATGCATTATGAGATGGACCAGAGTTCTGTTTCTGTCAAGACATTATTCGGGATTGTTCGGGTAACGTTGTGTTTGAACATAAGTAAAAGTTGTCGGAACAAGTTGGAGATCATGATTGGTTCGCAATTGGATCAAGTAACCTTGGACAATTTACTTGTTCCATCTCCCTATGGAATAAACTACTTATATGATGTGAACCTTGTTCTGAGATTTTTGAAAGCATTTCTGCGCCATGGAAACGGTGCGTCCGCTCCTCTTCGGATGAGGAAAGTTGCTAACTTAATAGATTTGTATATAGCTGAAATAGCTCCTGATCCTTGTTTAAAAACTTCCAAGTTTTTGGCTCTGGCCACAGCTCTTCCAGATTCTGCTAGGGATTCTTGTGATGAGCTCTACCATGCAATGGACATGTATCTTGAG GTTCATACTCAACTATCACAAGAAGAAAGGATAAAGATATGCTGTGGTTTAAACTATGAGAAGCTTTCACCTCAAGCATGCTTACACCTCTCAAAGAACACAAAATTTCCCTCAAAATCATCCGTTCAAGCTCTCGTTTCTCAGCAGTCTAAGCTCAAAAATTTACTCCAAGCTACTACTCCCATTTCAACTCCATACAGCGATTCATCGTGCGGTTCGgctcaaaagaaagaaaaagacaaTGAACAAGTTGTATTGTATGCTAGCAATTTCGATATTCCACCCAATAACGAGAAACTCAAAGCACATTTGCAAGGAATGCAGTGGAGGGTTATGGAATTAGAGAAAATCTGTAGGAAAATGCAAACTCAGATGACTAAGATGACAAAATCAAAAGCATCTAATAGTTATGGTAAATCTTTGCCAAAGCTTTGTTCATGa
- the LOC131637577 gene encoding uncharacterized protein LOC131637577, whose protein sequence is MIRELHSISNLPWCIIGDFNDLLSQDDKRGLHTHPNWLCRGYQEVVAECDLMDVPLEGYPFTWIKSRGAAHMIEERLDMSLADPGWLHLFPVAKLTNLVATHSDHSPILLCCDPMDSRYKTRIFRWSKSRTRQNCEEKERLRVTLDLFRGSNEPRDVERYMEAHTDYNKVLIKEDMYWR, encoded by the exons ATGATTCGAGAGCTACATAGCATATCTAATCTTCCTTGGTGCATAATTGGTGACTTTAATGACTTGTTGTCTCAGGATGATAAACGAGGATTACACACACACCCAAATTGGTTGTGCAGGGGTTACCAAGAAGTGGTGGCTGAATGTGATCTTATGGACGTCCCCTTGGAGGGTTACCCGTTTACCTGGATTAAAAGTCGTGGAGCAGCACATATGATTGAGGAAAGGCTGGATATGTCTCTTGCGGATCCGGGTTGGTTGCACTTATTTCCGGTTGCGAAGCTAACAAATCTTGTAGCAACTCATTCGGACCATAGTCCTATATTACTTTGCTGCGATCCGATGGATAGTCGGTATAAGACGAGAATTTTCAG ATGGAGTAAGTCTCGTACAAGGCAGAATTGTGAGGAGAAAGAACGACTTCGTGTAACACTGGATTTATTCAGGGGCAGTAACGAACCAAGAGATGTAGAGAGGTACATGGAGGCTCACACTGACTACAACAAAGTTCTTATTAAAGAAGATATGTACTGGCGGTAA
- the LOC131637578 gene encoding BTB/POZ domain-containing protein At3g22104-like isoform X2 — MEDCYCNLEVDVNGEETFMVNKTIITQYSRKLAKVFGKSSGSSGKLKVIFHDFPGGAEGFELMLRFCYNNGNAELSPSNLLLARCGAEYMEMNESVKSGSNLCDQTEKLIQGIGYWSWSEILTALKQCQSLLVEDSSVMVERCLDAVVGRLVLASEASPCPSSCSNDSSGVRFSCDSKSTESIKTSFTRSTWWFEDLLFLTPSMILVLVKAMLSSKLDHHVISRFLLYYQKVKFKTAATDEKCKIIEMVIDMHYEMDQSSVSVKTLFGIVRVTLCLNISKSCRNKLEIMIGSQLDQVTLDNLLVPSPYGINYLYDVNLVLRFLKAFLRHGNGASAPLRMRKVANLIDLYIAEIAPDPCLKTSKFLALATALPDSARDSCDELYHAMDMYLEVHTQLSQEERIKICCGLNYEKLSPQACLHLSKNTKFPSKSSVQALVSQQSKLKNLLQATTPISTPYSDSSCGSAQKKEKDNEQVVLYASNFDIPPNNEKLKAHLQGMQWRVMELEKICRKMQTQMTKMTKSKASNSYGKSLPKLCS, encoded by the exons ATGGAAGATTGTTACTGCAACCTTGAAGTAGACGTAAATGGAGAAGAAACCTTCATGGTGAACAAG ACTATTATTACTCAGTATTCAAGAAAATTGGCTAAAGTGTTTGGAAAATCAAGTGGTTCTAGTGGAAAGCTTAAGGTAATATTCCATGATTTTCCGGGAGGTGCGGAAGGTTTCGAGCTTATGCTAAGATTCTGTTATAACAATGGAAATGCTGAGTTGAGTCCTTCGAATCTGTTACTCGCGCGTTGTGGTGCTGAATATATGGAGATGAATGAATCTGTCAAAAGTGGTTCTAATTTATGTGATCAAACTGAGAAATTGATTCAAGGGATTGGTTATTGGTCGTGGTCGGAGATTTTGACTGCTTTGAAGCAATGTCAGAGTTTACTAGTTGAGGATTCTTCTGTGATGGTAGAGAGGTGTTTGGATGCTGTGGTTGGGAGGTTGGTTTTGGCGAGTGAAGCAAGTCCGTGTCCTTCGAGTTGCTCTAATGATAGTTCAGGGGTTCGGTTTTCGTGTGACTCGAAAAGTACTGAGAGTATTAAGACGAGTTTCACTCGTTCGACATGGTGGTTTGAGGATCTCTTGTTTTTGACTCCCTCGATGATTCTTGTGTTGGTAAAGGCGATGCTTTCGAGTAAGTTGGATCATCATGTTATCAGCAGGTTTCTTCTGTATTATCAGAAGGTGAAATTCAAGACCGCTGCAACGGATGAGAAGTGCAAAATCATAGAAATGGTGATAGATATGCATTATGAGATGGACCAGAGTTCTGTTTCTGTCAAGACATTATTCGGGATTGTTCGGGTAACGTTGTGTTTGAACATAAGTAAAAGTTGTCGGAACAAGTTGGAGATCATGATTGGTTCGCAATTGGATCAAGTAACCTTGGACAATTTACTTGTTCCATCTCCCTATGGAATAAACTACTTATATGATGTGAACCTTGTTCTGAGATTTTTGAAAGCATTTCTGCGCCATGGAAACGGTGCGTCCGCTCCTCTTCGGATGAGGAAAGTTGCTAACTTAATAGATTTGTATATAGCTGAAATAGCTCCTGATCCTTGTTTAAAAACTTCCAAGTTTTTGGCTCTGGCCACAGCTCTTCCAGATTCTGCTAGGGATTCTTGTGATGAGCTCTACCATGCAATGGACATGTATCTTGAG GTTCATACTCAACTATCACAAGAAGAAAGGATAAAGATATGCTGTGGTTTAAACTATGAGAAGCTTTCACCTCAAGCATGCTTACACCTCTCAAAGAACACAAAATTTCCCTCAAAATCATCCGTTCAAGCTCTCGTTTCTCAGCAGTCTAAGCTCAAAAATTTACTCCAAGCTACTACTCCCATTTCAACTCCATACAGCGATTCATCGTGCGGTTCGgctcaaaagaaagaaaaagacaaTGAACAAGTTGTATTGTATGCTAGCAATTTCGATATTCCACCCAATAACGAGAAACTCAAAGCACATTTGCAAGGAATGCAGTGGAGGGTTATGGAATTAGAGAAAATCTGTAGGAAAATGCAAACTCAGATGACTAAGATGACAAAATCAAAAGCATCTAATAGTTATGGTAAATCTTTGCCAAAGCTTTGTTCATGa